Proteins encoded by one window of Candidatus Poribacteria bacterium:
- the bamA gene encoding outer membrane protein assembly factor BamA yields MTGSHTTPTRAWKRLQHTGGDSIMNAPKNVFILISLFIGLVAVIAFAEETETPIFGPQAATLTEQQAKTAPDKEDTADTSEPASDSMLLVKKISFVGVKTSSEDMLRTLIQTQVGQEVSEELLTQDLKSLFKDTGFFSELTVDVEPFEGGGLEIIYKVIESPKISGINIIGNENLGTGKLKDEIILRPSEIYSDQRRWESEQALQKLYHEKGYYLAGIQTHLGDKDEEENTVQVTFEINEGPRVRIEEINFIGNTQISANTLRKKLKTRIGKPFDQMLFEEEDLSLNLRNYYQDRGFAQVKVIGYEKQFTEDKTGLMLDITIDEGPEFIIGSYTLEVEAGAKKLFSDKKVRGMLDPAEGEAFNRATFDESIAKLQQAYLDKGYLLSEVVPIPTFNETEGVVDITLKINEGDVIIIDKVIITGLEKTKEHVVKRELDFLNIKSHELLDVKSLRKARQRLFQMGSFIRAVDFVPSDTSEDNRKELRVNIAETPRTGMLSLGGGYGSEGGIFGVAEVGQNNFRGQAYRVHLKGELGTRDHHTAELSFGTPWILGTPTRLNARIYDNRRFRRYYGTIGALYNRRSLGSNSPYGLYDRYIWARRGASLTLGRPIAHDIDLSVRFRNEHVESHNPDRQLYNRSTRSILFALGRDTRDYRTSLFDPTAGSFHTLSYEYSGGILGADNKFQKYYADTSWFYSGWWNHVIAVHGRAGIMRSESNDAYFLFYERFFLGGVDSIRGYEDWEIYPDPDENGFINPYGGDKVFFANFEYRVPISQQLTAALFFDIGQVWDESVTNVFSQINMKRGLGLEARFTMLGMLVRLGWGYGLDRVTGEPAGKFHFTVGPGF; encoded by the coding sequence ATGACAGGGTCCCACACCACACCTACACGAGCATGGAAACGCCTACAGCACACAGGAGGAGATTCGATCATGAATGCGCCAAAGAACGTTTTTATTCTGATAAGTCTGTTCATCGGACTTGTAGCGGTCATCGCTTTTGCAGAAGAAACCGAAACACCTATATTTGGTCCCCAGGCAGCTACCCTTACCGAACAGCAGGCAAAAACCGCACCTGATAAAGAGGACACAGCAGACACCTCCGAACCTGCTAGCGATTCAATGCTGCTTGTCAAGAAAATCTCTTTTGTGGGCGTGAAAACGAGCTCCGAAGATATGTTGCGCACTCTTATTCAGACACAGGTCGGTCAGGAAGTCTCCGAAGAACTCCTCACGCAAGATCTGAAAAGTCTCTTCAAAGATACAGGGTTCTTCTCTGAACTCACAGTAGATGTAGAGCCGTTTGAAGGTGGCGGATTAGAAATCATTTACAAGGTCATCGAAAGTCCAAAAATCTCTGGAATTAACATTATTGGAAACGAAAATCTGGGTACCGGTAAACTTAAGGATGAAATTATACTCCGCCCCTCAGAAATTTACAGCGATCAGCGACGATGGGAAAGCGAGCAAGCCCTACAGAAACTGTATCATGAAAAGGGGTATTATCTTGCCGGCATCCAAACCCATCTCGGCGATAAAGATGAAGAGGAAAATACCGTCCAAGTCACGTTTGAGATAAACGAAGGCCCCCGGGTGCGAATTGAGGAGATCAACTTTATTGGAAATACACAAATCTCGGCAAATACACTCCGAAAGAAACTCAAAACCCGCATCGGCAAACCCTTCGATCAGATGTTGTTTGAAGAAGAAGACCTATCCCTGAACCTTCGAAATTATTATCAGGACCGAGGCTTTGCACAGGTGAAGGTCATCGGTTACGAGAAACAGTTCACAGAAGATAAGACGGGTTTAATGCTCGACATCACGATTGACGAAGGTCCCGAATTTATTATCGGTAGCTATACACTCGAAGTGGAAGCCGGCGCCAAGAAACTCTTTTCCGATAAAAAGGTACGCGGGATGCTCGACCCTGCAGAAGGTGAGGCTTTTAACCGCGCCACTTTCGACGAATCAATTGCAAAGTTACAGCAAGCCTATCTCGATAAAGGTTACCTACTTTCAGAAGTCGTACCGATCCCCACTTTTAATGAGACCGAGGGTGTGGTTGACATTACCTTGAAAATCAACGAAGGAGATGTCATAATTATTGACAAGGTCATCATTACCGGATTAGAAAAAACGAAAGAACACGTCGTTAAACGTGAATTGGACTTCTTGAACATCAAATCCCATGAGTTATTAGATGTAAAATCCCTGCGCAAAGCGCGTCAACGTTTGTTCCAGATGGGTTCTTTCATTCGTGCTGTTGATTTTGTCCCAAGTGATACCTCTGAAGATAACCGAAAAGAGTTAAGAGTCAATATAGCGGAAACGCCACGAACAGGCATGTTAAGTCTCGGCGGTGGCTATGGCAGCGAAGGCGGTATCTTCGGCGTCGCAGAGGTCGGACAAAACAACTTTCGCGGACAAGCATATCGGGTGCATTTAAAAGGCGAATTAGGTACAAGAGATCACCATACAGCCGAACTCAGTTTTGGAACCCCTTGGATTTTGGGAACACCCACTCGGCTTAACGCTCGAATCTATGACAATCGACGATTCCGTCGCTACTATGGAACGATCGGTGCCCTCTATAACCGTCGGAGTCTGGGAAGTAACTCCCCATACGGTCTATACGACCGGTACATTTGGGCGAGACGCGGGGCATCACTCACCCTCGGTAGACCCATTGCCCATGACATTGATTTGTCCGTGCGTTTCCGGAATGAACATGTAGAATCACACAACCCGGATCGGCAACTCTACAACCGCTCTACACGAAGTATTCTGTTCGCACTCGGAAGGGACACCCGCGATTATCGAACCTCCCTGTTTGATCCAACAGCGGGTTCATTTCACACACTCTCTTATGAATACTCCGGGGGTATCCTTGGAGCAGACAACAAGTTCCAAAAATATTATGCGGACACGAGTTGGTTTTACAGTGGATGGTGGAACCACGTTATCGCCGTGCATGGGCGCGCAGGTATCATGCGAAGTGAAAGCAACGATGCTTATTTTCTGTTCTATGAACGCTTTTTCCTCGGCGGTGTAGATAGCATTCGTGGCTATGAAGATTGGGAGATTTATCCGGATCCAGATGAAAACGGTTTTATCAATCCCTACGGTGGTGATAAGGTATTCTTTGCAAACTTTGAGTATCGTGTCCCAATTTCTCAGCAACTCACAGCCGCCCTATTTTTTGATATAGGGCAGGTGTGGGATGAAAGCGTTACAAACGTCTTCAGCCAAATCAATATGAAACGTGGCCTCGGTCTTGAGGCTCGGTTCACCATGCTCGGCATGTTAGTTCGGTTGGGTTGGGGGTATGGCTTGGATCGCGTCACCGGTGAACCCGCTGGCAAATTCCATTTCACGGTTGGTCCCGGTTTCTAA
- the ilvE gene encoding branched-chain-amino-acid transaminase, protein MLIYIDGEFLPKAEAKVSVFDHGLLYGDGVFEGIRSYNGRVFKLDEHLERLYDSAKSIMLQIPIPIETMKETVLETLRLNRLSEAYIRLVVTRGVGDLGLDPDKCPKPSIIIIADKITLYPQKFYEEGLEIVTASVRRNYSEAINPRIKSLNYLNNILAKIEGKQSGAEEVLMLNAEGYVVECSGDNIFWVKNDVLVTPPVHMGILEGVTRNSVIDLAREAGMQVEERVFTRHDLYIADECFLTGTAAEVIPVVKIDQRAIGDGQPGKVTEKLIAAFRQFAHSCGTPIYTAEA, encoded by the coding sequence ATGTTGATTTATATCGACGGAGAATTCTTACCAAAAGCAGAAGCAAAGGTCTCGGTGTTCGATCACGGTTTACTCTACGGCGACGGCGTTTTTGAAGGCATCCGTTCCTACAATGGTAGAGTCTTTAAACTCGACGAACACCTTGAACGACTTTACGATTCTGCAAAATCAATCATGTTGCAGATCCCTATCCCTATTGAAACGATGAAGGAAACGGTTCTGGAAACACTCCGTCTAAACCGTCTCAGTGAAGCCTATATTCGATTGGTTGTAACGCGCGGCGTCGGCGATCTCGGACTCGATCCCGATAAATGTCCAAAGCCGAGCATCATTATTATTGCAGATAAAATCACCCTGTACCCACAAAAATTCTATGAAGAAGGTTTGGAAATCGTAACTGCCTCTGTCCGAAGGAACTATTCAGAAGCCATTAACCCGCGCATTAAGTCCCTGAATTATCTAAACAATATTTTAGCCAAAATTGAAGGGAAACAATCGGGGGCAGAAGAAGTATTGATGCTTAACGCAGAAGGTTACGTTGTTGAATGTAGTGGCGATAATATTTTCTGGGTAAAGAACGATGTCCTTGTAACGCCACCGGTTCATATGGGTATTTTGGAAGGCGTAACCCGGAATAGTGTTATCGATCTGGCGCGTGAGGCTGGCATGCAAGTTGAAGAGCGCGTTTTCACACGCCACGATCTTTACATCGCAGATGAATGTTTTTTAACCGGCACAGCCGCCGAGGTCATACCCGTTGTGAAAATAGATCAACGCGCCATTGGGGATGGGCAGCCTGGAAAGGTGACAGAAAAACTCATCGCTGCATTCCGGCAGTTCGCACATAGTTGTGGCACGCCAATCTACACTGCTGAAGCATGA
- a CDS encoding ABC transporter ATP-binding protein, with protein MNRETLIRVADLHKSYYDGESELPVLQGINLEIYMSELLAVVGASGVGKSTLLHIMGTLDRPTTGSVLYDEQDVFTLSDTELARFRNKEIGFVFQFHHLLPEFTALENVAMGALITSSNNKTVYKEAASLLDYVGLSERLSHYPSQLSGGERQRVAIARALINHPKVVLADEPTGNLDRRSSEAVLELLWDLNAKSGQTFVIVTHNQELAEQVDRVIQLVDGKVF; from the coding sequence ATGAATAGAGAGACACTTATCCGCGTTGCTGACTTACACAAGTCCTACTATGATGGCGAGTCAGAACTGCCAGTACTTCAAGGCATCAACCTTGAAATATACATGTCAGAATTACTCGCAGTGGTCGGCGCATCAGGTGTAGGAAAAAGCACATTGCTTCATATTATGGGAACGCTTGATCGACCAACGACCGGAAGCGTTTTATACGACGAACAAGACGTATTCACGCTATCCGATACAGAACTTGCTCGATTTCGGAACAAGGAAATTGGATTTGTGTTTCAATTTCATCACCTATTACCGGAATTTACAGCACTTGAAAATGTCGCTATGGGCGCCTTAATTACATCATCAAATAATAAAACGGTTTATAAAGAAGCAGCGTCATTACTCGATTATGTTGGGCTATCCGAAAGGCTATCACACTATCCAAGCCAGTTATCTGGGGGTGAACGACAGCGTGTCGCTATCGCACGCGCATTGATTAATCACCCGAAGGTGGTACTCGCTGACGAACCAACGGGTAACCTTGATCGACGGAGTAGCGAAGCAGTCTTAGAACTGCTCTGGGATTTAAACGCCAAATCTGGTCAGACATTTGTTATTGTAACTCACAATCAAGAACTCGCTGAACAGGTAGATCGAGTTATCCAACTCGTTGACGGAAAGGTCTTTTAA
- a CDS encoding ABC transporter permease: MRFEWFIASRYLRSRRKQSFISIISIISIGGVALGVATVVLVSAILDGVEQGLKDRFLANEAHVVLRLHDSSFFGDYQKRISQIETIEEVVATSPVVWAQSAVFRERSNTIQDVIYIKGIDPVQENKVTGFAKFVDGSTELQDSEYIEGARLIRDETITGGIVLGGRLAARLGVIKGDVLRLIVNLVKHPVNESMLVPDLANFVVIGFYESELAVYDNNFGFIHLQAAQKMYNKEDQVNTIFVRLTDAELAPRIARRIEDKVQFSVLEGMPDARTWMEMQAPLFSALRLEKIATVIIEALIILVASFNIASTLIMTVMEKTKDVGALRTLGASRGNVMRLFMIQGSVIGLLGTVLGTVLGLVLCWLLSYNSERPSYWYAIVLIVPIFLQVLIALKRMIPRRKGWMFAISVLWLIAIGFALYCAVTPISLEELGLSQVYQMNQLPIQVNWFFVIFINVLSFLICWLATLYPAWQAANLKPVEALQHE; this comes from the coding sequence ATGAGATTTGAATGGTTCATCGCTTCCCGCTATCTACGCTCGCGGCGGAAACAATCCTTTATTTCAATTATCAGTATTATTTCCATCGGCGGTGTCGCGCTTGGTGTAGCAACAGTGGTACTCGTAAGCGCTATATTAGATGGCGTTGAACAGGGATTGAAAGATAGGTTCCTCGCCAATGAGGCACATGTTGTCTTGCGGTTGCACGATAGCAGTTTCTTCGGTGATTACCAAAAACGTATTTCACAAATTGAGACAATTGAGGAAGTCGTCGCCACATCACCCGTTGTTTGGGCACAAAGTGCTGTTTTCCGGGAACGCAGCAATACCATTCAGGACGTAATTTACATCAAGGGTATCGATCCCGTTCAGGAAAACAAAGTCACCGGATTCGCAAAATTTGTTGATGGATCCACTGAGCTTCAAGACTCCGAATATATTGAAGGGGCGCGACTCATCAGAGACGAAACCATCACAGGAGGCATTGTTCTCGGGGGACGTTTGGCGGCTCGCCTTGGTGTTATTAAAGGAGATGTGCTGCGACTCATCGTGAATCTTGTGAAACACCCCGTAAACGAGTCGATGCTCGTGCCGGACTTGGCGAACTTCGTCGTGATTGGGTTTTATGAGTCAGAATTGGCGGTTTATGACAACAATTTCGGGTTCATTCATCTACAAGCCGCTCAAAAAATGTATAACAAAGAGGATCAAGTAAATACGATCTTCGTTCGATTAACCGATGCGGAATTAGCACCTCGGATCGCCAGACGGATTGAGGATAAAGTTCAGTTCTCCGTCTTAGAGGGAATGCCGGACGCCAGAACGTGGATGGAGATGCAGGCGCCCCTTTTCTCAGCACTTCGATTGGAAAAGATAGCAACTGTCATCATTGAAGCACTTATCATTTTGGTCGCATCTTTTAATATCGCAAGCACACTCATCATGACTGTGATGGAAAAAACAAAAGATGTTGGGGCACTGCGAACACTCGGTGCTTCACGCGGAAACGTTATGAGACTTTTTATGATTCAAGGGAGTGTCATTGGATTGCTTGGAACGGTATTGGGAACAGTTTTGGGACTCGTGCTCTGTTGGCTTCTGAGTTATAATTCAGAGCGTCCCTCTTATTGGTACGCCATTGTACTCATTGTGCCAATTTTCCTACAAGTACTAATTGCTCTCAAGCGAATGATACCCCGCCGTAAGGGGTGGATGTTCGCAATCAGTGTTTTATGGCTCATTGCGATTGGGTTCGCGCTCTACTGTGCCGTTACACCAATTTCGCTCGAAGAACTCGGGTTGAGTCAAGTCTACCAGATGAATCAACTGCCGATACAGGTAAACTGGTTCTTTGTTATTTTCATCAATGTGCTTTCGTTTTTAATCTGTTGGCTTGCGACGCTATATCCGGCATGGCAAGCAGCAAACCTAAAACCGGTTGAAGCCTTACAACATGAATAG